One part of the Candidatus Neomarinimicrobiota bacterium genome encodes these proteins:
- a CDS encoding phosphoribosylaminoimidazolesuccinocarboxamide synthase, whose protein sequence is MGSVKDLIVKKSPTQNEMGVGQFIFSDRYSVFDWGEMPDHIPDKGKSIAILSAYFFEKLENMGMQTHFIGIVNENNKPLKLEELTSPSNIMEIKLLRVLKPKYKDGKYDYSIYKYEKGNFLIPLEIIYRNSLPSGSSVFKRLKEGKIEPEDLGLSKYPEPGEKLDKPILDVSTKLEASDRYITWEEASQLACLFDKEVQKIKEMTNTINSLITKEFEKIGFVNEDGKIEVGFNVDRQIMLVDVLGTLDECRFTYKGIPMSKEIARIYYRKTPWYEAVNEAKSKYGPEWKKHCKINPEPLPEELKNSIADIYRYCTNIITGKEWFKLTNSLDKNLSTIEKYCN, encoded by the coding sequence ATGGGTAGCGTAAAAGATTTAATAGTCAAAAAAAGCCCAACTCAAAATGAAATGGGTGTTGGGCAGTTTATTTTCTCCGATAGGTATTCAGTTTTCGATTGGGGAGAAATGCCAGATCATATTCCTGATAAAGGAAAATCTATAGCCATTCTTTCAGCATATTTTTTTGAAAAACTTGAAAATATGGGAATGCAAACTCATTTCATCGGCATTGTAAATGAAAACAATAAGCCGTTAAAATTAGAAGAACTAACCTCGCCTTCCAATATTATGGAAATTAAACTCTTGAGAGTATTAAAACCTAAATATAAAGATGGCAAGTATGATTATTCCATTTACAAATATGAAAAAGGAAATTTTCTCATACCGCTTGAGATTATTTATAGAAACTCTTTGCCTAGTGGAAGCAGTGTCTTTAAGCGGTTAAAAGAAGGGAAAATTGAACCAGAGGATTTAGGTCTCAGCAAATACCCTGAGCCCGGCGAAAAACTAGATAAACCCATCCTTGATGTATCTACAAAACTTGAAGCCTCAGATAGATATATTACCTGGGAAGAGGCATCTCAGTTAGCCTGTCTATTCGACAAAGAAGTTCAAAAAATCAAGGAAATGACTAACACAATAAACAGTCTAATAACCAAAGAATTTGAAAAAATTGGCTTTGTAAATGAGGATGGGAAGATTGAAGTGGGTTTTAACGTAGATCGACAGATCATGCTTGTGGATGTACTTGGAACGCTTGATGAGTGCAGATTCACTTATAAAGGAATACCAATGAGCAAAGAGATAGCCAGAATATATTATAGGAAAACACCATGGTATGAAGCTGTAAACGAAGCAAAATCGAAATATGGACCAGAATGGAAAAAACATTGTAAGATCAATCCCGAACCATTGCCAGAAGAGTTAAAAAACTCTATTGCCGATATTTATAGATACTGTACTAATATAATAACAGGCA